One stretch of Zingiber officinale cultivar Zhangliang chromosome 6B, Zo_v1.1, whole genome shotgun sequence DNA includes these proteins:
- the LOC121991802 gene encoding pentatricopeptide repeat-containing protein At3g21470-like, which translates to MPPSYLYLRQLHASLIYKESHDVSQWNRLFRDYLSRGFPKEALLVYSRNLPDRIHQPILPLVLKACASLSLVSFARSLHAESVKIGINHELLVGTTFVSVYSKCYRTDDARKMFDEMPEKNAVTFSAMISGYLMRGDMESALELLRWLPERTPTIWALLIEGFMKTGDVMAARCLFDRVPEKSRTVITWTVMVHGYTVNGDLEAARALFDQMSVKNVFVWSSMITGYFKKGDSKEAQSLFEQIPVRNLVNWNALIAGYTQIGCCEKAFEAFEQMQKDGFQPDEFTIASLLSACGQLGSLHHGKMIHKIIKRSGIKMNHFVLNGLIDMYAKCGNLERARSIFNGMNKRNTVCWNSMISGLAIHGKSKEALELFTAMESSEEKPNAITFLVLLSACTHADFVKEGLEIFAKMDKYGLAVGVEHYGCLIDLLGRAGRLAEAYDMIQKMPVAPNEVIWGALLGACKVHMDVEMAAKVMLQLEPLHSVARCDAPYVIISNIYAASEKWQEAERMRRVMQDKGFQKFPGCSSVVVADKEHQFYSGAIGESRMLQAVGL; encoded by the coding sequence ATGCCACCAAGCTACCTCTACCTGAGGCAGCTCCACGCCTCGCTTATATACAAGGAGTCGCACGACGTATCACAGTGGAATCGGTTGTTTAGAGACTACCTTTCCCGTGGTTTCCCCAAAGAAGCGCTCCTTGTCTACAGCCGGAATCTCCCTGATAGAATCCACCAGCCCATCCTGCCTCTAGTGCTCAAGGCATGCGCCTCACTCTCCTTGGTCTCCTTTGCGCGATCTTTGCATGCAGAGTCTGTGAAGATTGGGATTAACCATGAGCTGTTGGTTGGAACCACCTTTGTTTCTGTGTACTCTAAATGCTATAGAACAGATGACGCCAGAAagatgtttgatgaaatgcctgAGAAGAACGCCGTGACCTTTAGCGCGATGATTAGCGGGTATTTGATGAGGGGTGACATGGAGTCTGCTTTGGAACTCCTGAGGTGGTTGCCTGAAAGGACTCCGACAATCTGGGCTCTGTTGATTGAGGGCTTCATGAAGACTGGTGATGTCATGGCTGCGAGGTGCTTGTTTGACCGGGTTCCAGAGAAGTCAAGGACGGTCATCACGTGGACTGTAATGGTCCATGGTTACACTGTGAATGGCGATTTAGAGGCAGCAAGAGCGTTGTTTGACCAGATGTCTGTGAAGAATGTGTTTGTGTGGTCATCCATGATCACTGGTTACTTTAAGAAGGGCGACAGCAAGGAGGCTCAGTCTCTTTTTGAGCAAATTCCTGTGCGGAATTTGGTGAATTGgaatgctttgattgcaggttACACCCAGATCGGTTGCTGCGAGAAGGCATTCGAAGCTTTTGAGCAAATGCAGAAGGACGGGTTCCAACCTGATGAGTTCACCATTGCTAGCTTGTTGTCGGCCTGCGGGCAGCTTGGTTCTTTGCATCACGGAAAGATGATCCATAAGATAATCAAGAGGAGTGGAATTAAGATGAATCACTTTGTCCTTAATGGGCTGATCGATATGTATGCAAAGTGTGGGAATCTTGAGCGAGCAAGGAGCATATTCAACGGGATGAACAAAAGGAACACAGTGTGCTGGAATTCAATGATTTCAGGCCTTGCAATTCACGGCAAAAGCAAAGAAGCGCTTGAGCTTTTCACTGCCATGGAGTCATCAGAAGAAAAGCCTAATGCCATcacctttcttgttcttctttcagCCTGCACGCATGCGGATTTTGTCAAGGAAGGACTAGAAATCTTTGCAAAAATGGACAAGTATGGATTGGCTGTAGGAGTAGAGCATTACGGATGCTTGATAGATCTCTTAGGAAGAGCAGGAAGACTGGCTGAAGCTTATGATATGATACAAAAGATGCCAGTAGCGCCCAATGAAGTGATATGGGGAGCATTGCTTGGTGCTTGCAAAGTTCACATGGACGTTGAGATGGCTGCCAAGGTGATGCTTCAGTTAGAACCATTGCACTCAGTTGCTCGATGCGATGCACCATATGTGATTATATCGAATATTTATGCTGCTTCAGAGAAATGGCAAGAAGCAGAGAGGATGAGAAGGGTAATGCAGGATAAGGGATTTCAAAAGTTTCCTGGTTGCAGTTCAGTAGTTGTGGCAGATAAAGAGCACCAGTTCTACTCTGGTGCCATTGGGGAATCTCGCATGCTTCAAGCTGTAGGACTCTGA